One Fuerstiella marisgermanici DNA window includes the following coding sequences:
- a CDS encoding DUF4062 domain-containing protein — MKKIQVFISSTYKDLVPERQAAVQAILKSGHIPAGMELFAAGDESQMETIRRWIDQSDVYMLILGGRYGSVDQTTSLSYTELEFDFAASQGIPSFSVVATEDAIDAKVKELGREAIDSEYGKELKLFREKVLSRISSFFDDPKDIKLAVHETLADFSTRKKFIGWVRGDEVKDQEPLLDEITQLSKRNATLTTKVAQLEKKLQAIKYSDKGGWTDEDFKEIFSLLLPGPARTLGNLGWRDK; from the coding sequence TTGAAAAAAATCCAAGTATTCATATCGTCGACGTACAAAGACCTAGTCCCTGAGAGACAGGCGGCTGTTCAAGCAATCCTAAAATCTGGACACATTCCAGCAGGGATGGAACTATTCGCGGCGGGCGACGAATCGCAGATGGAAACTATCCGACGGTGGATTGACCAATCCGACGTCTACATGCTGATTCTTGGTGGACGATATGGAAGCGTCGACCAGACAACGTCGCTAAGCTACACCGAACTAGAATTTGACTTCGCAGCGTCCCAAGGGATTCCTTCTTTCTCAGTGGTTGCGACGGAAGATGCAATTGACGCAAAAGTCAAGGAACTTGGACGCGAAGCGATTGATAGTGAATACGGGAAAGAACTGAAGCTCTTTCGAGAGAAAGTGCTGTCGCGAATTTCTTCCTTCTTCGACGACCCGAAGGATATCAAACTCGCGGTACATGAGACTCTTGCAGATTTTTCAACACGCAAGAAATTCATTGGATGGGTGCGTGGAGACGAAGTCAAAGACCAAGAGCCGTTGCTTGATGAAATTACCCAGCTCAGCAAACGCAACGCGACGTTAACGACGAAGGTCGCGCAACTCGAAAAGAAGTTGCAAGCGATTAAGTACAGTGACAAGGGTGGATGGACGGATGAAGATTTCAAAGAGATTTTCTCACTCCTTCTTCCAGGGCCAGCGCGCACTTTGGGCAATTTAGGCTGGCGCGACAAGTGA
- a CDS encoding LamG domain-containing protein, with product MRFSAVFAVCVLFHLSASPLHADVIAKWDFDQGDLTDSSGNGYHLDHFNQFFSLTFGQGRNGLAPIFTNADYLYSRNADLYASRSEFTIGGWVRSAQTQGSDSYLFMNGDDSGFNHLNGGVTLHFDTLYGYVGSGGNHLGSSGTGITVNDDLWHHVALVLDTTLENDMRLYFDGELITQKNSSFGSTEQGNIFTIGGKALGNRTATGRGFTGMIDEVFFADHALSTAEVQDIAGISAIPEPGSCSFLALAAGAFLVMRRRKALT from the coding sequence ATGAGATTCTCAGCAGTATTTGCAGTTTGCGTTCTCTTTCACCTTTCCGCTTCGCCATTGCACGCAGACGTCATTGCAAAGTGGGACTTTGACCAGGGTGATCTGACGGATTCTTCAGGCAATGGGTATCACTTAGATCATTTTAATCAGTTCTTTTCGCTGACCTTCGGGCAAGGACGAAATGGCCTTGCGCCCATTTTTACGAATGCCGATTATCTTTACTCACGCAATGCGGATTTGTACGCCAGCCGAAGTGAGTTTACTATTGGCGGTTGGGTACGTTCCGCGCAGACCCAGGGCAGTGATTCGTACTTGTTCATGAATGGCGATGATTCTGGCTTCAATCACCTAAATGGAGGTGTGACGCTTCATTTTGATACACTTTATGGCTACGTCGGTAGCGGTGGCAATCATCTTGGCTCTTCGGGAACCGGGATCACCGTCAATGACGATTTGTGGCATCATGTCGCTCTCGTGCTGGACACCACGCTTGAAAATGATATGCGGCTTTACTTTGATGGGGAGTTGATTACACAGAAAAACAGTAGTTTCGGCTCAACTGAGCAAGGCAACATCTTTACGATCGGCGGCAAAGCCTTAGGCAACCGTACGGCGACCGGCCGCGGATTTACGGGAATGATCGATGAAGTGTTTTTTGCAGACCATGCACTATCCACTGCTGAAGTTCAGGATATCGCCGGGATTTCGGCCATTCCAGAGCCAGGTTCTTGCTCGTTTCTCGCACTTGCCGCTGGAGCGTTTCTTGTCATGCGAAGACGTAAGGCGCTGACATAA